A genomic segment from Luteibacter aegosomatis encodes:
- a CDS encoding Mu-like prophage major head subunit gpT family protein translates to MIVNAGNLKTLFIAFKAAFAGGLGTAPSQYTQIATVVTSTTGAEEYGWLGKFPKMREWIGDRVINGMQSHGYTVKNKPFELTVGVPRNSIEDDQYGVFAPMMTEMGQSAGEFPDELVFNLLAEGRTEKCYDGKPFFATDHPVLNGKGKPVAQSNVDDIADGGPAWYVLDTRRALKPLIFQDRKKPNFVAMVSETDENVFSRAEFVYGVDARGNAGFGFWQQAYSSNKPLNAENLEAAITAMTGRLGDNDRKLGINPSVLVVPSTMEFVASALLKSVLVNGGETNPLAGRLTILLSPWL, encoded by the coding sequence ATGATTGTCAACGCAGGCAACCTCAAAACCCTGTTCATCGCCTTCAAAGCCGCCTTTGCGGGCGGCCTGGGCACGGCCCCGAGCCAGTACACCCAGATCGCCACCGTCGTGACCAGCACGACGGGCGCCGAGGAATACGGCTGGCTCGGGAAATTCCCCAAGATGCGCGAGTGGATCGGCGACCGCGTGATCAACGGCATGCAGAGTCACGGCTACACGGTGAAGAACAAGCCGTTCGAGCTGACGGTAGGCGTGCCTCGCAACTCCATCGAAGATGATCAGTACGGCGTCTTCGCCCCAATGATGACCGAAATGGGACAAAGCGCGGGCGAGTTCCCCGACGAGCTCGTCTTCAATCTGCTCGCGGAGGGGCGTACCGAGAAGTGCTACGACGGCAAACCGTTCTTTGCTACCGACCATCCGGTGCTTAACGGCAAGGGCAAGCCGGTTGCGCAGAGCAACGTCGATGATATCGCCGACGGCGGCCCGGCCTGGTATGTGCTGGACACGCGCCGCGCACTCAAGCCGCTGATCTTCCAGGACCGCAAGAAGCCGAACTTCGTGGCGATGGTGTCGGAGACCGACGAAAACGTCTTCAGCCGCGCCGAATTCGTCTACGGCGTCGACGCGCGCGGCAATGCTGGCTTCGGCTTCTGGCAGCAAGCCTACTCGTCCAACAAGCCGCTGAACGCCGAAAACCTCGAAGCGGCCATTACGGCGATGACGGGTCGACTCGGCGACAACGACCGCAAGTTGGGCATCAACCCCAGCGTCCTGGTCGTGCCGTCCACGATGGAGTTCGTGGCCTCCGCGCTTCTGAAGAGCGTGCTGGTCAACGGCGGTGAGACCAACCCGCTCGCGGGTCGCCTGACGATCCTGCTCAGCCCGTGGCTGTAA
- a CDS encoding phage protein Gp36 family protein encodes MQITAAQLVTRFGAEEIAAIAVPKWLDPLTPDQMSAAANGDDLSQWADAAKLSAQSALSRIETVSGRAATELAYYLRFRAPTADAPVWLPDDTLELARYHLYDAAGNADSTVRLRYQDVIKRLKALMDEDAANGVSEGDKGGAPVVISNPRVFSRNTLRRW; translated from the coding sequence ATGCAAATCACCGCAGCACAGCTTGTGACACGTTTTGGCGCCGAAGAGATCGCCGCCATCGCCGTGCCCAAATGGCTGGACCCGCTGACCCCCGACCAGATGTCGGCGGCTGCGAACGGCGATGACCTATCGCAGTGGGCCGACGCGGCGAAGCTGTCGGCGCAAAGCGCGCTGAGCCGTATCGAAACCGTCAGCGGCCGTGCCGCCACCGAGCTTGCCTACTACCTGCGCTTCCGCGCGCCGACAGCCGACGCGCCGGTCTGGCTACCGGATGACACGCTGGAGCTGGCTCGATACCACCTCTACGACGCAGCCGGCAACGCCGATAGCACCGTGCGCCTGCGTTATCAGGATGTGATCAAACGCCTGAAGGCGCTGATGGATGAGGACGCTGCCAATGGCGTATCCGAGGGGGATAAGGGCGGCGCGCCCGTCGTGATCAGCAATCCTCGGGTTTTCTCCCGCAACACCCTGAGGCGCTGGTGA